The nucleotide window ATTAATTCATTATATTGTGGTAGCAAAAGcaacataatatttactttgaaaGTGACTGGGGATCAACGGCTTTTCGTGCCCTACTAGACAACCAGTAAACCGGAAacaaatttttgtacaaatacaaataaccaCCCTAACCAGGCACAAACCCTAAAACCACCGTTGTTCACAAAcctacacggcacacgcaccactacaccaaagtgTTTGTTTCCGACCATGTTAACCACCAGTGGAGCAGTGCTTTGCTTTATTCACAACCTACATGGAATAAACACCTATGCCCCTTGCTTATCAGTGGGTTCAAGGCTAGTCAATCAAGGTCTAGTGACAAAGACattgcattaataataatagtcaaacaatgataaatgttttacactcaacagcccccagtaggattttctcctgtgttgtgggtccggaaacacacaatacgcaagcacaaacatccagactgTGACAaagatctatatggccaatacgaatgtctgtcgtgagcggggatcgaacccacaatagccagtgctatgaccgctgtgctaacgcgtcgtcatgaATGTCGTACTAAGCTATTTCTAAAGAGaaatttttaagattaagtaTTAAAGATTATCTTAAATGGGTAACTTAAATTgcttatattgttattttgagCGGAAATATTGAATCAAAACGATATGTAAattgttgtattatttaattattataaaattttcttaatcaCTTCACTTCTATACTGAGAACTATGTTgaacattgttaatttaattaaatgattGTCTCAATATGtacatacacaaaatattacGGATCACTGGAATATAATCCCTGTTATCTTTTAGCTATCACTATTTACGTTTATTTACAATGTGTCGGTAGGGAATCATCTTCTAGATCCTTGGCATCACTTAACTGCTGTCTCAAGGCAGCTTGTAAAGCGTCTATGAACTGAGCGAGCGGAGGCTCTCCACAAGTGTGCAGGGCCCGCGCCAGGAAGGGCAGGCGCCGCAAGGCGCGGCCCGACAcctgcgccgccgccgcctcgCGGGCCACCGCCCACAGGCGCAGCGACGCGTGCGAGCCCTCCGTGTCCGCAAAGCGCGACGCCTCCAGGATCCGCAGCGCGAACAGTTGCTCGCGCGGCGCCACCACGCCGCGAGCCATCATCTCGCTGCAGCAGCCTCGTAGGATCTCGTAGGCGGCGCGCTCCGAGGGCGGGCCGACACGTCGCTTTATATCGGCTCGATCCACGAACGCGACGTCGATCGCTCCGGTCACGTTGGAAGTGGTCAAGACGAGAGCGTTCGGGTGTCGTTTGAGGCGATCGAGTTGCGTTAATATCGCGTTCACTGCACGAATGGAATCCGAAGGTTCGAGGCCTGACAGCGCTGCGCGGCGCGCGTGTGCCAGTGACTCTATCTCGTCGACGAGTACACACGCTAGAAGACTTTGATCTTCGACAATTTCTCGTATACGATCAAAAAGCTTTGCAACTAGTTTTCCGCTCTCTGAGAACCACTTTGAGAATAAACCGTGAGCATTTATCTCGAGAAGGCGTGCACGCggaaatttatcatttaaacgTATAGCTAGTTTCTGAGCGAGAGCGCGACAAAAACTTGTTTTGCCAGTACCAGGTGGTCCATGCAACAAAACTACTCGATTCCAGCTAATAACATTAGAATCCACGCGGCGGTCGGCGAACTCGAAGGCGGTTTCCACGAATCGAAGCGTGTCTTCTTTGAGTTTAGAGTCGTATATGAGACTCTCCCACAAGCCGTGAAACTCTTCGGTCGGTAGTGCCCAAATATCAGCTGCCGCTATTTCTTCACCAGATGCGGCATCCGTCATCGTGTCGGTCTCTACGCCGAATATATCAAACTTAAAAACATGGTACACGAACTCACACTCTGTCACACCTACTTCAGTATTGTGTTCTTCATCACAACATGTTATAGATTCTATATGATCTTTAAGGGCTAAATTGTCttcaaattcattattttttatcgtaaCACCTGGTGTTATTGACACAAAATTTGCTAAATAAGAATGAACAACATCTttgataaaatctttatttgCTTGACTTCCCCGTTTTTGAACAACTTCTACATGAAGTGTAGAgctcattataatataatatttaaaaatggttttgttaatatttttataaaatcaggTAAACTTTGAcagattacttttaaaataactgcCTATTGCCTCGTACCTATTTTATATTACCTATGTTAAACCGAGGTTAAACCACAGATAAGTTCGAATCATTCCGATTGGTTAGTGGTTTTCTATGTGTACAAAATTACAAAGTACTCTGTGGTTAGTGGTTTCAaagtttacttttattgttcgataattcaattgtaaaaattgtttgttcgtcttctatttatttataattaattaaacaaatgttcACCCTTAAGTTTGGCCCCCTAACTAGATATCGTGATTTTTGTCGCCCAgattaatgaattttaattaattttcgtttGTTCAAGCACTATTGATGATTGTTCGGTCATTATAACAATTAGAATTATTACTTTTGAAAAATCAAGTTATGTAGTGAAATATCGTTCTGTGACGTTTCCGGCGTCTCGAAAGGTTCAGCCCCTTCGACCTTGCGTAACAAAACGCAGACACCCGGGTAAGCCGGAgaggctgaggctggtcgcacGAAGGTGCGGAGGCGagagataattaataaaaattattttctaatgtttacgcgaattttactcatttaatgaaggactgtcagtcctcccgtgaccatggttgcctgtaaagtatccgaaacgtcgggaatcaaaagttaataataaaccgcgataaaatccgaaaaaagttgtttcattaaataataaaaattaattaatttgagcgacaaaaataaagatatatagtTAGAGGCCCAACTTAAGGATGGACATTTTAAAAGA belongs to Melitaea cinxia chromosome 17, ilMelCinx1.1, whole genome shotgun sequence and includes:
- the LOC123661928 gene encoding pachytene checkpoint protein 2 homolog, coding for MSSTLHVEVVQKRGSQANKDFIKDVVHSYLANFVSITPGVTIKNNEFEDNLALKDHIESITCCDEEHNTEVGVTECEFVYHVFKFDIFGVETDTMTDAASGEEIAAADIWALPTEEFHGLWESLIYDSKLKEDTLRFVETAFEFADRRVDSNVISWNRVVLLHGPPGTGKTSFCRALAQKLAIRLNDKFPRARLLEINAHGLFSKWFSESGKLVAKLFDRIREIVEDQSLLACVLVDEIESLAHARRAALSGLEPSDSIRAVNAILTQLDRLKRHPNALVLTTSNVTGAIDVAFVDRADIKRRVGPPSERAAYEILRGCCSEMMARGVVAPREQLFALRILEASRFADTEGSHASLRLWAVAREAAAAQVSGRALRRLPFLARALHTCGEPPLAQFIDALQAALRQQLSDAKDLEDDSLPTHCK